The following proteins are encoded in a genomic region of Candida albicans SC5314 chromosome 4, complete sequence:
- a CDS encoding uncharacterized protein (Ortholog of C. parapsilosis CDC317 : CPAR2_501415, Candida tenuis NRRL Y-1498 : CANTEDRAFT_105081, Debaryomyces hansenii CBS767 : DEHA2D12298g and Pichia stipitis Pignal : psti_CGOB_00211) gives MPPDPNSMIVELARLMNCVQLDETVLQLCIKLLDEGANPQQLAKHILAIKKETNSILT, from the coding sequence ATGCCACCTGACCCAAATTCCATGATTGTTGAATTGGCCCGTCTTATGAATTGTGTTCAACTAGACGAAACTGTTTTGCAGTTGTGTATAAAGTTATTAGATGAAGGAGCAAATCCACAACAATTGGCCAAACACATTCTTgcaatcaaaaaagaaactaatTCAATACTAACCTAA
- the FMT1 gene encoding methionyl-tRNA formyltransferase (Putative methionyl-tRNA transformylase; induced upon adherence to polystyrene): MITPIYLCRGAFSHYRRYISQSTHDPLKIAFFGSDNFSVASLNKLIQYQKKNPDKVDSVHVITRSLKPQGRYMKTVQDLPVGKFSSQQGLSIMRADTSQEIRQLSEQYLFNLVIAVSYGRLIPSTFIQHCKYGGLNVHPSLLPKYCGSSPLQYALLNDDKFTGCTVQTLHPTKFDHGDIIIQSSEIPISDDDNSVSLFKKFGEIGGDLLVKSIDQGLFVNPTPIENNYTRSMAPKIPKAKSQVFWNKYSAREIKRLYDALGPIFTFLNVNVIRKRKQICEKQRVILSCVKEYQLTDSFEQLKEPGDFSLVEEGLLVKAKKGGVLVERIKMQAQEEESPEKFIGTYSKKVGPDMPKHFIN, translated from the coding sequence ATGATAACACCTATTTATTTATGTCGTGGGGCATTTTCACATTATCGACGATACATATCTCAATCAACTCATGACCCTTTGAAAATTGCATTTTTTGGTAGTGATAATTTTAGCGTGGCCAGTTTAAATAAGCtcattcaatatcaaaagaaaaacccAGACAAGGTCGATAGCGTTCATGTCATCACAAGAAGCCTTAAGCCACAAGGAAGATATATGAAAACAGTGCAGGATCTTCCAGTTGGCAAATTTTCTAGTCAACAGGGTCTATCCATAATGAGAGCGGATACTTCTCAGGAAATAAGACAGCTTTCAGAACAATATCTTTTCAATCTTGTGATCGCTGTATCATATGGTAGACTCATTCCTTCAACATTCATACAACATTGCAAGTATGGTGGACTTAATGTTCACCCGTCACTTCTACCGAAATATTGTGGCTCGTCACCATTGCAGTATGCCCTAttgaatgatgataaatttaCTGGATGTACCGTTCAAACATTACATCCTACAAAATTCGATCATGGTGATATTATAATACAATCTTCAGAAATACCTATACTGGATGATGACAATTCTGtttcattattcaaaaaatttggcGAGATTGGAGGTGATCTTTTAGTTAAATCAATAGACCAGGGCTTGTTTGTCAACCCGACCCCAATAGAAAACAATTATACACGTTCAATGGCTCCTAAAATCCCTAAAGCCAAACTGCAAGTTTTTTGGAACAAATATCTGGCTCGAGAAATCAAGAGACTATACGATGCATTAGGGCCGATCTTTACGTTTCTAAACGTTAATGTAAtcagaaaaagaaaacaaatatgTGAAAAGCAACGGGTGATATTATCTTGCGTCAAAGAGTATCAGTTAACAGACTcatttgaacaattgaaagaacCAGGAGATTTTCTGTTGGTAGAAGAAGGACTTCTTGTTAAAGCCAAAAAAGGTGGGGTTTTAGTTGAGAGAATAAAAATGCAAGCCCAAGAAGAGGAAAGCCCAGAAAAATTTATAGGCACATATTCCAAAAAAGTGGGACCAGACATGCCCAAACATTtcataaattga
- the VPS13 gene encoding membrane morphogenesis protein (Putative vacuolar protein sorting-associated protein; gene used for multilocus sequence typing) codes for MFESLVANLVNRFLGSYLENFDTNQLNIGIWSGDVKLRNLRLRKESLDKFKLPVDVKFGQLGQLTLQIPWSNLKGKPVRVIIEDVYLLVSPKIIQDYDLEEEELRSQAVKKEKLAQLETFLDAKSQELGTDLENETFVESLVTKIVDNLQVTIKNIHLKYEDDSVLTETPYSIGFTLDELSAVSTDEDWVPSFINITQSLTRKLLTLKNLSCYMDTQGTELYSNLNREEMHDAFQKTLTDIEYLLKPVTGNGKLTVNKTGTTASIPHIDTDLFFEEFGVELNSQQYQNLLWTASKFHWFMKTEKFRKFRPKIAPSESPKEWFQYAAKAVLDEIHERNYKWSWAYFEKRRDQRKEYIKLWKLKLENKMSPEQQKSLDDLEWDLPYEDIKLYRSFTRNELKKEKKNISTLYDTESKSANDAQSTGGGGWLSSWWGGSKQSNESKEKSNNESQSSEKIDLSLSDEQRKALYDAIDYDENADAVTVDIPGEWVKMQVTMHLNKGGFTIKRNKTTTLGEIVFEGCKTQFYERPDSFLASFQMEEFRIEDNTDTSLYKHIVSVKQDEENHQGDSFEKPFLQLSFENNPLDQEADSILVGKLKSMTIYYNPKFIEEIIKFFTPPKIHLDTVGAIMNAAESTVEGLTTQTRMGLEYALEEHKTINVKLDLQTPLIILPLDPASVKSPVAILDAGHISVISDLVDKSKIKEYKEKQQYSAEDWESLKNLMYDQFHVNLEDARFLVGHNIKTTMEQLYSTDRSTYVLDTFNLGLLLGISIIPDAQNLARIRIRGDVPKVALAINDFQYKTLMQIIDVAIPNTDFESSDSSSIFNAFGNNRGIEDVDIEDSTQPISKPNAPTNKDQHQFEFDLNVKLVQISLSRCIDAVTLQTEPLAEIVGESMALNFYKTLADMYLTLSVFDISLLDHIEKSGVPEFQKLVSSNSEGEKKNLLEMKYSRKQRLVMFKNKEIEVFDQDVDMQIAVVKFVVTRKSYLSLLNFVLNTFTDPNAPATPADELINASSSEDTSPQKINVNVALESIIIVLNEDGIKLATLQLSSAEVKVFLLPDTMDIQGKLGAFALHDEVNQGSPRDSLIRNLIHIDGDNLAQFSYKAYDNVTQNKPSVVEFETGAITINFIEASFNRILAYLSQFLKMKAIYDSARQAAINQSAQLPAQLLFNVLIHAPTIVFPFVNHNTNKLVANLGEIYAHNQYKDSSNTIQVGIRNVNVMSHLEFENDIKQDSHMVDDLDISFDIAYSEKYVKDVPTFVVRGKMPELDLHLTEIQLKMLTQLSDSVNRAFTFDDSDSNLQDVEEDAVYANEVLRHNTQMIHAESPQQPAAIVSPDTEDTDIPGNHKMVDLKFDVPRVALTIYNGTSSTATLKDYSLSSFTMNKFICEFDMLHDGHFNANVKIKSFVVKDTRVNTDSKFPVIIPSVDGVDNQFTLLVTTEGPAESRNITAMLTIEKPQTILALDYLFEVQSFINKAIEQEASPPFAERPRQQSRTSITTSSAKILNTETTKPENSSSSKVGFSLNIIEPSVLLLADDTRENTEAVVFKVGQILVTQQNVISLAANNIGMYLMDMNEQDTSRYRIIDDFSISFAHDSRGSTATKFLTNIQASIDPLIVRVSLRDIRLALGIFNRANELYMKHQGVVEDTSNSEEFQFSKNFKKRLSQYAPSVLSTYSDDSDYEAPRIPEGVAIVKGEEMNANFGGLRFVLIGDVSELPVLDMKIKPFEARAINWSTDLNAEVHIEHYINIFNYARSSWEPLVESWPIAVYMSKSRHPKPQLLVEVISRQVAQVTLTSKAVALLSQVSDLITSREKLKPRGEDYPYVIVNETGLDLEVWNDANEFETKTGIKSWDSKPWSFEDWRSIRENLDADDASTLGIRFVDSEYQNIVRVSASSVGEELYIMQPPVCGVHNRLSVDIMLREDNVKVIRLRSTVMIENDADIPIIIDISDTRGDKELCIGSKETKSLPIDLVYGGKLKIKPETNISYGWSEEQLYWKDAMKGCIALSCRATSKDDKSVYYFQAEAVYDKEEPLANVYPHMKLVVSAPLEIENLLPFDFKYRLYDKHARKDWTGRVEKGVKSYVHVVNLESLLLLSVEPVNTSFKKSEFAVINHPKKSEFERENTITLQDVNNRILKLRIYYPRKKSDSTSLKVVIYSPYIILNRSNLNLAISERGNTIESLGRSDEERKITPVMFSFEKHGDTKNRAIIRAEDSIWSQPMSFDALGQSNEVKLQITGKQMEIDLGVTVSEGEGKYNLTKVISITPRYIFVNKLEEELQIVEVGTTKHLSIKSGGSLPLYGLRMLEKKNLMMKFPQASGSMSWSQPFCINDVGQMFVKVLKKDVGQVLVKATIMLEDATVFIHIENGNDQWPFSIRNFTNEEFYIYQNDPNINANGEVVKSETPYKPIYYKVPPKSVMPYAYDYPNAIIKEIIIRSHGRERAVSLAEIGNLKPFRLPATNDKEQRIVDLNVVADGPTQSLVISNYDPSSSLYQIKGGSTSSSSVANSHTGQFEAVENDENYHTKIVTKFDGFGVSLINTRDQELCYITLKGLEFRYNESNLYQNISAKLKWIQIDNQLYGGIFPIILYPSVIPKTGKELNSHPAFSGSICRVKDDTHGVLFIKYATLLLQEMTLEIDEDFLFALLDFSKFPGASWNKQHVDRLCDDNLNIPEPAKLSDTSDIYFEALHLQPLQANLSFVRTERVNAEDKGSSQNTLMFFVNILTMAIGNINDAPIKLNALFIENIRVPIPILADSIQTHYSQAFFYQLHNIIGSADFLGNPVGLFNLLSSGVIDIFYEPYQGFVLNDRPQELGIGIAKGGLSFVKKSVFGFSDSISKVTGSIAKGLSVATMDKSFQERRRLNTRRNRPKHALYGFATGANSFFDSLSSGVTGVATAPIEGANSDGAAGFFKGLGKGIIGLPTKTAIGFFDLASNVSEGIRNTTTVFDSEGLDKVRLPRYVNPNGVVKPYSQREAQGQFWLNNVDGGVYYNQKYLAHLLLPGEEIAVLISFKLIILFDINSLLSKWVIKFEQIKSISVEPTGLTIQLKAKKGPFIPIPDRTSRNFLYQKIGIAVQEFNKHCQVTL; via the coding sequence ATGTTTGAGTCACTCGTAGCAAACTTGGTAAATCGTTTCTTGGGATCttatttggaaaatttcGACACAAACCAGTTAAACATTGGAATATGGAGTGGAGATGTTAAATTGAGAAATTTGCGTCTAAGGAAAGAGAGTCttgataaattcaaattaccAGTAGATGTTAAATTTGGTCAATTGGGGCAATTGACTTTACAAATTCCATGGTCAAACTTAAAAGGGAAACCAGTTAGAGTTATTATCGAAGATGTCTATTTATTGGTATCACCTAAAATTATTCAAGATTATGATTTAGAAGAGGAGGAATTGAGACTGCAAGCGGtaaaaaaggaaaaattgGCTCAGTTAGAAACATTTTTGGATGCAAAATCACAAGAGTTGGGTACCGATTTAGAGAATGAAACCTTTGTTGAATCCTTAGTAACCAAAATAGTGGATAACCTCCAAGTCACTATAAAGAACATACATTTAAAGTATGAGGATGATTCTGTTTTAACCGAGACTCCATATTCGATAGGATTTACTTTGGATGAATTGTCAGCAGTTTCAACAGACGAGGATTGGGTACCTTcctttatcaatattacCCAATCGCTTACAAGGAAATTATTGACTTTGAAGAACCTTTCTTGTTACATGGATACTCAGGGGACTGAGTTGTATTCAAATCTCAATCGTGAAGAAATGCATGATGCTTTCCAAAAAACGTTGACTGACATagaatatttattaaaaccCGTCACCGGTAATGGTAAGTTGACAGTTAATAAGACTGGAACAACCGCATCTATCCCGCATATTGATACAGACTTATTTTTTGAGGAATTTGGagttgaattgaattcccaacaatatcaaaatttgttgtGGACTGCATCCAAATTTCACTGGTTTAtgaaaactgaaaaatttagaaaatttcGTCCTAAAATTGCACCCAGTGAATCTCCAAAGGAATGGTTTCAATATGCAGCCAAGGCTGTGTTAGATGAAATACACGAAAGAAATTATAAGTGGAGTTGGGCATACTTTGAGAAAAGACGAGACCAGAGAAAGGAATATATCAAATTAtggaaattaaaattagaAAACAAAATGTCGCCTGAGCAACAAAAATCACTTGATGATTTGGAATGGGACTTACCTTATGAAGATATAAAACTATATCGTTCATTCACTAGAAAtgaattgaagaaagaaaagaagaatatttCTACCTTGTACGACACTGAGAGTAAATCTGCCAATGATGCCCAATCTACTGGTGGCGGTGGCTGGCTTTCAAGCTGGTGGGGTGGGTCCAAACAGCTGAATGAGAGCAAAGAAAAACTGAATAACGAATCCCAATCtagtgaaaaaattgatctttCTTTGAGTGATGAACAACGGAAAGCACTTTATGATGCTATTGATTATGATGAGAATGCCGATGCAGTAACAGTGGATATTCCCGGAGAATGGGTGAAGATGCAAGTCACAATGCATTTAAACAAGGGGGGGTTTACTATCAAGCGCAACAAGACAACTACTTTAGGcgaaattgtttttgaagGCTGTAAAACACAGTTTTATGAGCGCCCAGATTCATTTCTCGCTAGTTTCCAGATGGAGGAGTTTAGAATTGAAGACAACACCGATACATCTCTATACAAACATATAGTTAGTGTCAAGcaagatgaagaaaacCACCAAGGTGATAGCTTTGAAAAGCCCTTTTTGCAGTTATCGTTTGAAAACAATCCATTGGATCAAGAAGCAGACTCAATTCTTGTtggaaaattgaaatcGATGACTATTTATTACAACCCCAAGTTCATAGaagaaattatcaaatttttcacgCCACCTAAAATTCATTTAGATACCGTGGGAGCAATTATGAATGCAGCGGAGTCAACTGTCGAAGGATTGACTACTCAGACTAGAATGGGGTTAGAATATGCATTGGAAGAGcacaaaacaataaatgtCAAGTTGGATTTACAAACACCTTTGATAATTCTACCACTTGATCCTGCTAGTGTGAAGTCCCCAGTAGCTATTCTTGATGCAGGGCATATAAGTGTAATCAGCGATTtagttgataaatcaaaaattaaagaatacAAGGAGAAACAGCAATACTCTGCTGAGGATTGGGAGAGTTTGAAAAACTTGATGTATGATCAATTCCATGTGAATCTTGAAGACGCAAGATTTTTAGTGGGACACAATATCAAAACCACAATGGAGCAGTTGTATTCCACCGATAGATCAACATATGTTTTAGATACATTCAATTTGGGTTTACTTTTAGGTATTTCTATTATTCCAGATGCCCAAAACTTGGCTAGAATAAGAATACGTGGAGATGTCCCCAAGGTTGCCTTAGCCATTAATGATTTCCAGTATAAGACTTTAATGCAGATTATAGATGTGGCAATTCCCAACACAGATTTTGAAAGTTCGGATTCTTCCAGTATTTTTAATGCATTTGGTAACAACAGGGGTATTGAGgatgttgatattgaagattCTACCCAACCGATCAGTAAGCCTAATGCTCCAACAAATAAAGATCAGCATCAATTTgagtttgatttgaatgtTAAGTTGGTGCAGATTTCGCTCTCTAGATGCATAGATGCGGTAACATTGCAAACGGAGCCATTGGCGGAAATTGTTGGTGAGTCCATGGCATTGAATTTCTACAAAACCCTTGCCGACATGTATTTAACATTAAGTGTTTTTGACATCAGCTTATTGGATcacattgaaaaatcagGAGTGCCAGAGTTTCAAAAGTTAGTATCGTCAAATAGTGAAGGTGAAAAGAAGAACTTGCTTGAAATGAAATACTCACGAAAGCAAAGGTTGGTTAtgtttaaaaataaagagaTCGAGGTATTCGACCAAGATGTCGATATGCAAATTGCTGTTGTCAAATTCGTGGTTACAAGAAAATCTTACTTGAGCTTGTTGAATTTTGTGTTAAATACTTTTACTGATCCAAACGCACCAGCAACACCAGCTGACGAGTTAATAAATGCCAGTTCAAGCGAAGATACTTCACCACAGAAAATTAATGTCAATGTTGCATTAGAAAGTATAATTATCGTTCTTAATGAAGATGGCATCAAATTGGCGACATTACAGTTGAGCTCGGCTGAAGTGAAAGTGTTCTTGTTACCGGATACAATGGATATACAAGGTAAACTTGGAGCATTTGCATTGCATGATGAAGTAAACCAAGGCTCTCCCAGAGATTCGTTGATTAGAAATCTTATTCACATTGATGGTGACAATTTGGCTCAGTTTTCTTATAAGGCTTACGATAATGTCACTCAAAATAAACCATCAGTTGTGGAATTTGAAACAGGTGCTATCACAATAAATTTTATCGAGGCATCATTCAATAGAATATTGGCGTATTTAAGTCAGTTCCTTAAAATGAAGGCAATCTATGATAGTGCACGTCAAGCTGCCATCAATCAGTCTGCCCAATTACCTGCTCAATTATTGTTTAATGTTTTAATCCATGCACCTACAATCGTTTTTCCATTTGTAAATCATAATACTAACAAGTTAGTGGCCAATTTGGGAGAGATTTATGCCCATAATCAATACAAAGATTCAAGTAATACGATACAAGTTGGTATTCGTAATGTTAATGTTATGTCACATTTGGagtttgaaaatgatataaAACAAGATCTGCATATGGTAGATGATTTGGATATTTCCTTTGATATAGCATATTCAGAGAAATACGTTAAAGACGTACCAACGTTTGTGGTACGTGGCAAGATGCCCGAGTTAGATTTGCATCTAActgaaattcaattaaaaatgttGACACAGCTCTCTGATTCTGTGAACAGAGCCTTTACGTTTGATGACTCAGATTCTAATTTACAGgatgttgaagaagatgcTGTTTATGCGAACGAAGTTCTCAGACACAACACTCAAATGATACATGCTGAATCACCCCAACAGCCAGCAGCAATAGTTTCTCCTGATACCGAGGATACCGATATCCCTGGAAATCATAAAATGGTTGACTTAAAGTTTGACGTTCCTCGAGTAGCTTTGACTATTTACAATGGAACTTCGAGTACTGCTACGTTGAAAGATTACTCATTGTCTTCTTTTACAatgaacaaatttatttgcGAATTTGATATGTTGCACGATGGGCACTTTAATGCCAATGTTAAAATCAAGTCATTTGTTGTCAAAGATACCAGAGTTAATACAGATAGCAAATTCCCTGTGATCATTCCTAGCGTTGATGGTGTTGATAACCAATTCACGTTGTTAGTTACGACCGAAGGTCCTGCAGAAAGTAGGAATATAACTGCTATGTTAACAATCGAGAAACCCCAAACAATATTAGCACTCGACTACTTGTTCGAAGTACAACTGTTTATAAACAAGGcaattgaacaagaagCATCGCCACCTTTTGCTGAGAGGCCAAGACAACAGTCTAGAACGTCTATTACAACAAGTTCTGCAAAAATTCTAAACACTGAAACTACTAAACCGGAAAACCTGAGTTCAAGCAAGGTAGGGTTTTCACTCAATATAATCGAGCCATCTGTTCTTTTACTTGCAGATGATACCCGAGAAAATACTGAAGCAGTTGTGTTCAAAGTTGGACAAATTTTAGTTACTCAACAGAATGTAATCTCGTTAGCTGCAAATAACATTGGAATGTATTTGATGGATATGAACGAGCAGGATACTTCTCGGTATagaattattgatgatttttcCATATCTTTTGCACATGATTCCCGTGGCTCTACCGCCACCAAGTTCTTGACAAACATTCAAGCATCCATAGATCCATTAATTGTAAGAGTTTCGTTGAGAGATATTCGACTTGCATTGGGTATATTCAATAGAGCCAATGAGCTATACATGAAGCACCAAGGTGTTGTAGAGGATACATCGAATTCAGAAGAGTTTCAGTTTTCaaagaatttcaaaaagaGGCTTTCACAATACGCTCCGAGTGTACTTTCAACATATTCCGATGATTCTGATTATGAGGCTCCTCGAATTCCAGAAGGTGTTGCTATTGTGAAAGGTGAAGAGATGAATGCCAATTTTGGTGGTTTGagatttgttttgattggTGATGTATCAGAATTGCCTGTCCTTGATATGAAAATCAAACCTTTTGAAGCACGAGCAATTAACTGGTCCACGGATCTTAATGCTGAGGTACATATTGAgcattatataaatatattcaattatgCACGATCATCTTGGGAGCCATTGGTTGAAAGTTGGCCAATAGCAGTTTACATGTCAAAATCCCGACACCCAAAGCCTCAATTATTAGTAGAGGTGATTTCTAGACAGGTAGCTCAAGTGACGCTTACATCCAAAGCAGTAGCATTGCTATCTCAAGTATCCGATTTGATTACTTCCagagaaaaattaaaaccaaGAGGTGAAGATTACCCATACGTGATAGTGAATGAGACTGGTTTAGATTTGGAAGTTTGGAATGATGCAAATGAATTCGAAACCAAAACTGGAATCAAATCATGGGATTCTAAACCTTGGAGCTTTGAGGACTGGAGATCCATCCGTGAAAACTTGGATGCGGATGATGCTAGTACATTGGGAATCAGATTTGTTGATAGTGAGTACCAGAATATTGTCAGAGTATCAGCGTCTAGTGTTGGAGAGGAGTTGTATATTATGCAACCTCCCGTCTGTGGAGTTCATAATAGATTATCGGTTGATATTATGCTAAGAGAGGATAATGTCAAAGTTATTAGATTGAGATCAACAGTTATGATAGAGAATGACGCTGATATACCTATCATTATTGACATCAGCGATACAAGAGGGGATAAAGAATTGTGCATTGGGTCTAAGGAAACGAAGTCTTTACCTattgatttggtttatGGAGGGAAATTGAAGATTAAACCAGAGACCAATATTTCATACGGTTGGTCTGAAGAGCAACTATACTGGAAGGATGCTATGAAAGGTTGTATTGCACTAAGTTGTCGTGCAACAAGTAAAGACGATAAGTctgtttattattttcaagcAGAGGCAGTATATGACAAAGAGGAACCTTTGGCCAATGTGTACCCACATATGAAATTAGTGGTGTCTGCACCATTAGAAATTGAGAACTTGCTtccatttgatttcaagTATAGATTATATGATAAACATGCAAGGAAAGATTGGACAGGCAGAGTAGAGAAAGGTGTCAAGAGTTATGTTCATGTTGTTAATTTGGAGAGCTTACTACTTCTTAGTGTTGAACCCGTGAACACCAGCTTTAAGAAATCGGAATTTGCTGTAATAAATCATCCCAAGAAAAGTGAAtttgaaagagaaaataCAATTACATTACAAGATGTTAACAACAGGATACTCAAGTTGAGGATATATTACCCTAGAAAAAAGTCAGATAGTACAAGTTTAAAAGTTGTGATTTATTCCCcatatattattttgaatcgatcgaatttgaatttagcTATCAGCGAGCGAGGTAACACTATTGAACTGCTTGGTAGGTCTGATGAAGAACGCAAGATTACACCTGTTATGTTTTCATTTGAGAAGCATGGTGACACCAAGAATCGAGCAATCATAAGAGCCGAAGATTCGATTTGGTCTCAGCCTATGAGTTTTGATGCTCTTGGGCAATCGAATGAAGTCAAATTACAGATTACGGGGAAACAAATGGAAATTGATCTTGGTGTCACAGTTTCAGAAGGAGAAGGCAAATACAATTTAACTAAGGTTATAAGCATTACTCCGAGATATATCTTTGTCAATAAGCTAGAAGAAGAGTTGCAGATTGTGGAAGTTGGCACCACAAAACATTTGTCTATAAAGTCTGGTGGATCGTTGCCCCTTTATGGTTTGCGCATGctagagaaaaagaatttgatgatgaagttCCCACAAGCATCAGGATCAATGTCTTGGTCACAGCCATTCTGTATTAATGATGTTGGACAAATGTTTGTGAAAGTACTTAAAAAGGATGTGGGACAAGTATTGGTGAAAGCCACGATAATGCTAGAAGATGCAACCGTGTTTATTCATATAGAAAATGGTAATGATCAATGGCCATTTTCTATTCGAAACTTTACTAATGAAGAGTTCTATATTTACCAGAACGATCCAAATATTAATGCCAATGGTGAAGTTGTAAAAAGTGAAACACCATATAAACCAATCTATTACAAGGTTCCACCAAAAAGTGTAATGCCGTATGCATATGATTATCCGAATGCTATTATCAAGGAAATAATCATTAGATCACATGGACGAGAGCGTGCGGTAAGTTTGGCAGAAATTGGTAACTTGAAGCCCTTTAGACTTCCTGCTACAAATGACAAGGAACAGAGAATTGTTGACCTCAATGTTGTTGCTGATGGACCTACACAATCCTTGgttatttcaaattatgaCCCATCCAGTAGTCTATACCAGATAAAAGGTGGTTCGACTTCGTCGAGCTCAGTGGCAAATAGTCACACTGGTCAATTTGAAGCGGtagaaaatgatgaaaattaCCACACCAAAATCGTTACAAAGTTTGACGGATTTGGGGTGTCTTTGATCAATACAAGAGATCAAGAATTGTGTTATATAACTTTGAAAGGATTAGAGTTTAGATATAATGAGTCTAATTTGTATCAAAATATTAGtgcaaaattgaaatggaTTCAGATTGATAATCAACTTTATGGAGGCATATTCCCAATTATTTTATACCCAAGTGTTATTCCGAAAACCGGGAAAGAGTTGAATAGCCATCCAGCATTCTCGGGATCTATCTGCCGTGTGAAAGATGATACACATGGTGTATTGTTCATTAAGTATGCTACCCTTTTGTTGCAAGAAATGACATTAGAgattgatgaagatttcCTTTTTGCATTATTGGATTTTTCCAAGTTTCCAGGGGCATCATGGAACAAGCAACATGTAGACAGGCTATGTGATGACAACTTGAATATACCCGAGCCAGCTAAGCTTAGCGACACCAGCgatatatattttgaaGCATTACATTTACAACCACTTCAAGCAAACTTATCATTTGTGCGAACCGAAAGGGTCAATGCAGAGGATAAGGGTTCATCCCAAAACACATTGATGTTTTTCGTTAATATTTTGACAATGGCAATCGGAAATATAAATGATGCACCAATAAAGTTAAATGCTTtgtttattgaaaatataagGGTACCGATCCCAATTTTGGCTGATTCAATTCAAACACATTATAGCCAAGCCTTTTTCTATCAGCTTCATAATATCATTGGATCAGCTGACTTTTTGGGGAATCCAGTGGGTTTGTTTAATTTGCTTTCTTCGGGTGTCATTGATATATTTTATGAACCTTACCAAGGATTTGTTTTGAATGACCGTCCGCAAGAGTTAGGGATTGGTATTGCTAAGGGTGGATTGAGTTTTGTTAAGAAGTCTGTTTTTGGATTTTCCGATTCTATTTCGAAGGTAACTGGATCTATTGCTAAAGGGTTGTCGGTAGCCACTATGGATAAACTGTTCCAAGAACGCCGTCGTTTGAATACAAGGAGAAACAGACCAAAACACGCATTGTATGGGTTCGCTACTGGTGCTAATTCTTTTTTCGATTCGTTGTCTTCAGGTGTTACGGGAGTGGCCACAGCTCCTATTGAAGGGGCAAATAGTGATGGCGCTGCAGGATTTTTCAAGGGGCTAGGCAAAGGAATTATTGGATTGCCCACAAAAACCGCCATTGggttttttgatttggcATCAAATGTCAGTGAGGGAATTCGTAATACCACGACTGTTTTCGATAGTGAGGGGTTAGATAAGGTTCGATTGCCACGATATGTAAACCCTAATGGGGTTGTCAAGCCATATTCACAAAGAGAAGCACAAGGTCAATTTTGGCTTAATAATGTGGATGGTGGTGTCTACTATAATCAAAAGTATTTGGCACATTTGCTTTTACCAGGCGAAGAGATTGCGGTTTTGATTTCcttcaaattgataattttgtttgatataaattcattattgtCGAAATGGGTAATTAAGTTTGAGCAAATCAAGTCGATTTCAGTTGAACCTACAGGATTGACAATTCAGTTGAAAGCTAAAAAGGGTCCATTCATACCTATTCCAGATAGAACTAGCAGAAATTTCTTATATCAGAAAATTGGTATTGCTGTTCAAGAATTTAACAAGCATTGTCAAGTAACTCTCTAg